In Bacteroides coprosuis DSM 18011, the following are encoded in one genomic region:
- a CDS encoding transposase IS4 family protein (InterPro IPR002559~KEGG: bcy:Bcer98_1656 transposase IS4 family protein~PFAM: Transposase, IS4-like~SPTR: Transposase;~IMG reference gene:2504105956~PFAM: Transposase DDE domain; Transposase domain (DUF772)), whose protein sequence is MLVQQQKLQLSSYSDLYDLVIPKDNLLRKINELIDFTFVYDELVEKYCHNNGRNAESPIRMFKYLLLKTIYNISDVDVVERSGYDMSFKYFLEMTPEDEVINPSSLTKFRKLRLKDTDLLNLLISKTVSIAIEKGIIQSKSIIVDATHTLSRSNPISPIDVLKERAKQVRKVVYSVNQVKQGSLPPKNENNDLSSELDYCDKLEKEIGSDLALSSLPKVKEKLNLLKEAIEDTKDHYTLSKDTDARTGHKSSDSSFFGFKTHIAITEERIITAATITSAEKGDGPQLPELLKISKQNGIQVNTIIGDTAYSGKENLKLANEQGIKVVAKLNPGITQGHRKQEDKFDYNKDAGMFVCPAGHLAIRKARQGKKNSGKNQTYTYLFDIEKCKTCALKDGCYKPGAKSKTYAVTIKSDEHRDQMTFQESDYFREKSKHRYKVEAKNSELKNVHGYGRASSYGIKNMQMQGAMAIFVVNLKRILKLNM, encoded by the coding sequence ATGTTAGTACAACAACAAAAACTTCAGCTAAGCTCATATTCAGATTTGTACGATTTAGTAATTCCTAAAGACAATTTACTTCGTAAAATAAATGAGCTAATCGATTTTACTTTTGTATATGATGAGCTAGTCGAAAAGTATTGCCATAATAATGGTAGAAATGCGGAAAGTCCCATCCGTATGTTCAAATACTTACTACTCAAAACTATCTATAATATCTCTGATGTCGATGTAGTAGAACGCTCTGGTTATGATATGTCCTTTAAATACTTTCTAGAAATGACTCCAGAGGATGAAGTTATCAATCCCAGCTCGCTTACTAAATTTAGGAAGCTTCGTTTAAAAGATACAGACCTACTCAATTTATTGATAAGCAAGACTGTTTCCATAGCTATTGAAAAAGGTATTATTCAATCTAAGTCCATTATTGTAGACGCTACCCATACACTTTCCCGCTCCAATCCAATCTCACCAATAGATGTTCTTAAAGAACGAGCTAAACAAGTTCGTAAGGTCGTTTATTCCGTAAATCAAGTAAAGCAAGGAAGTTTACCCCCAAAGAATGAAAACAATGATTTATCAAGTGAACTTGATTATTGTGATAAGCTTGAAAAGGAAATAGGATCAGATCTTGCATTGAGCTCATTGCCCAAGGTTAAGGAGAAGCTCAATCTATTAAAAGAAGCAATTGAAGACACAAAAGATCATTATACGTTATCTAAAGATACTGATGCACGGACAGGTCATAAAAGTTCTGACTCCTCATTCTTTGGATTCAAAACTCATATAGCTATAACAGAAGAACGAATTATTACGGCAGCAACCATCACCTCAGCAGAAAAGGGAGATGGTCCCCAGCTTCCAGAATTATTAAAGATAAGCAAGCAAAATGGAATTCAAGTCAACACAATTATTGGTGATACCGCATATTCAGGAAAGGAAAATTTAAAATTAGCAAATGAACAAGGTATAAAAGTTGTTGCCAAATTGAATCCAGGGATTACTCAAGGTCATAGGAAGCAAGAAGATAAGTTTGACTACAATAAGGATGCAGGAATGTTCGTATGCCCAGCTGGTCACTTAGCTATTAGAAAAGCACGTCAAGGGAAAAAGAACAGTGGTAAAAATCAAACTTATACATACCTTTTTGATATTGAAAAATGTAAAACTTGTGCTCTTAAAGATGGTTGTTATAAGCCTGGGGCAAAGTCTAAAACTTATGCTGTAACCATTAAATCTGATGAGCACAGAGATCAAATGACTTTTCAGGAATCAGATTACTTTAGAGAGAAGTCAAAACACAGATATAAAGTTGAAGCTAAGAATAGTGAACTGAAAAATGTACACGGATATGGCAGAGCCTCTTCCTATGGCATTAAAAATATGCAAATGCAAGGAGCGATGGCTATTTTCGTTGTGAATTTAAAGCGAATACTCAAATTGAATATGTGA